tctggtggcaaacctttgaaccttttccattttagtcttatgattgactagatatggactccatgctggtgccgcatactccagcgtgtgtgtgtgtgtgtgtgtgtgtgtgtgtgtgtgtgtgtgtgtgtgtgtgtgtgtgtgtgtgtgtgtgtgtgtgtgtgtgtgtgtgtgtactcaccttgttgagcttgcagggttgtgcatctgctcttaagccccgcctttcaACCTCGGGTTCAATGATGTGACTGACTAACCTCGGTTTTCCTCTCCTATTGACATATAAAGTTGAGTATTGAATTGGCTTGAACAATTTGTTCATCTGATCCGCTCCAAATATTTACGACTCTTAAACTGTAAAAGTTCTGCGTTCTCTTGTTCTATAATTTGAGCAGTACTTCTATATCTACTTTATCAAACTCTGtcagtatcttgtacgttgttgACATGTCTGCCCAAATCCTTTTCTTCCTCCAGTGTAGCGTGGGCCAGTTCCCTTAGTCTTTCTTCATAACTTAGGTcccttgtgtgcgtgtgtactttgCGTACTTGCGTGCGCGTGCATGCGTGCCTACCTACTTTTTTTTGTCGATACTGAAGAGATTGAAGAAGCGTTGCTGCTAATGTGTGGGTTCCtattctccccttccccccccccccccccgcccccactcaCACCCTTTTTTCCGTCATTAtggagtggagttccccatgattgaaggggagacagacagacagacagacagacagacagacagacagacagacagacagacagacacagacagacagacagacagacagacagaggggttCAAATGTTTCTCACTCTTCGTTCTCAACCTTTTCCTCTCCTACTCTTTAGGGTTCTCATTCGCACCTGTTTACAGTGGAGAGGAAAACATTTCTTCTCCCATTGCTGTCttcattttaatttaataattacatttatatattatattaatatataattattagttatattattaattatattattggTATAAGAGTTATTTTAATTCAAATTGATATTTAATTTTAAAACTATAATTGTTATTATCAGACGAGTTTTATATAACTGTATTAAATTGTGTAAATTTGAATAAGTtttaataaactgaaaaattataattgtataattattaatttaataaatttaattataaatataatttcaATTAAAATGGttttaaattatatattataatttaaaattattaattttaaatttaaatttgatTAATTTATGATAAATAATTGTATATAtactatttatataaataatacaaTTAGTCATAACGTCAGACTTGGGAAATAAGTCCGACGTCTAACACGAGGTTTTCCCCAAAATAGGGCAGAACTGCCTGGGTAAATGGGACTTTACTGGGGAAAAAATAGGTTAGAAATGTCTTTAGAAAATGGAGCCGAACTGTCTGGTTTAAATAGGACAGAAATCTTAGTAATTAGAAATTCTCCTTAGAGAAAAGCTAGGCTTTTTTTGCTTATATCGCCTTTTCAAATAGTAACAAAAGTACTTTTCCGTTGCAACATTACATATTTTGTACATTTCACTATAGTCGTTATATGTACTTTGACGTTTAGGTGACAAGTTTGAATTTGTTTATGATGGGTTATGTCCTTTGTGAGTTTCCCCGTTGTTGACATAGAAAATGGGTTCTTCAGGGAGAACTCTTGGGTGTCGACGGGGCCCTGTGGGTGTCGTCGGGGCCCTGTAGGTGTCGACGGTGCTCTGTGGGTGTCGACGGGGCTCTGTGGGTGTCGACGGTGCTCTGTGGGTGTCGACGGGGCCCTGTGGTTGTCGACGGGGCCCTGTGGGTGTCGACGGGGCCCTGTGGGTGTCGACGGGGCTCTGTGGGTGTCGACGGGGCTCTGTGGGTGTCGACGGGGCTCTGTGGGTGTCGACGGGGCTCTGTGGTTGTCGACGGGGCTCTGTGGTTGTCGACGGGGCTCTGTGGGTGTCGTCGGGGCCCTGTAGGTGTCGACGGTGCTCTGTGGCTGTCGACGGGGCCCTGTGGGTGTCGACGGGGCCCTGTAGGTGTCGACGGTGCTCTGTGGGTGTCGACGGGGCTCTGTGGGGGTCGACGGGGCTCTGTGGGTGTCGACGGGGCTTTGCTCAATGTGTAGACTAGATTCGGATATTTCAGACAGCataaatacaaattatatatattatatatataatatatataaaataataatcagTACATGAATATTTAATTGTAAGTGGAATTCTTGCAATGtaatatatatagaattattgcaatatataattttattccGATATACGAGTACATACTTTTATGTTGCAAATGTCCTGTTTGaaaatttcctttttttttttttacaatattcatttttccaatgtcCCATtttttgctaaaaaaaaaaatatcaaagaaattactttaattttgaaaacattttcttTCCGCAGGTATGTAAAGCACACCTGTCACCAGTGATCTGTAATCCTGCTGTAGTGAGTACTGGGGAGATATGGTTGATTACAGAGGTTACAGTTCTTTTAACGGGATTATAGATAGTGTCTTTATGTGATTATAGGAAGATATTTTGCTGTTATGTGTGATTTTCAGGTGTGATCATGCCAGTGGTGGAGGGGGCAGTGTTGGAAGGGCCAGGTTTGGAGGGGGCAGTGTTGGAAGGGCCAGGTTCGGAGGGGGCAGTGTTGGAAGGGCCAGGTTCGGAGGGGGCAGTGTTGGAAGGGCCAGGTTCGGAGGGGGCAGTGTTGGAAGGGCCAGGTTCGGAGGGGGCAGTGTTGGAAGGGCCAGGTTCGGAGGGGGCAGTGTTGGAAGGGCCAGGTTTGGAGGGGGCAGTGTTGGAAGGGCTGTAACACCACCATTGTAACGTATCGGAAATTGAAAAAAGAAGGAGAGAAAACTCATGGAGTGAAGAAGGTAGAGAGGTAGAAGGGAGGGGTGAGGAATAGTGGTCAAGAGAAAGGGAAAGTTTAGAATGAGAGAAaatgggaggggagggaaggaaagacccgacaaacacacaccgaaactacgacgttagtacaacgttcgaacaagttttaacacctcctaaccagttataacaaccaatatagcaagttgtaacaacgttctaatacgtcataaacacgttaagccaagatgtaacaactttattacaagttgtaacaagcggaaaatagagacagtttcggtttgtgtttccaggggaggtAGAaggtgctgccaccatccattcaagatggatgggagggtggggggggggggggcagaaatggAACTCTTCTGTTCCACAATATTATCTGGTGTTATCACGTAACAACTGTAAACATTTAACTCACATAGTCAAGAATCTTATCCTCATTCTCTTCAGCAAGTGTACTTGAGAGTGATCTCCACTCTAGCTTCCACTCTCCAAGATCTAGGGATCAGAATTATGGACAATTTAAAAAGATAATCAGTTAGATAatcagggtgttagtcagctgtcacgggctgcttcctgggggtggaggcctggtcgaggaccgggccgtggggacactaaagccccgaaatcatctcaagataacctcaagatagatatttattattatatattcacTCTTACGGGTATCATAATTCAACCATATAACTTGATGTTCAAATGTCAAAGTTAATGCAGAATTAGTCATTACACGAGAAATTGAGAGCAACTACGGCTGACTGGGCCTGAAAATTACACAGCACTTATTAAATTGGAAAACACCGAAAATATACGTCAGCCTTATACACTCTCTCATCAAAGTCTCTGATTGTAAGATGGGTAGCAAGGAGGGCTGACTGACAGTCCACACTGACCTGGGACAGGCCTGTGTAGAcctatcttgagggttatcttgagatgatatcggggcttagcgtccccgcggccaattcctcgaccaggcctcctttttgttacacatctccaggaagcagcccatagcagctgtctaactcccaggtacctatttactgcaaggtgaacagagcaTCAGGGGTTAAAGAAatagcccatttgtttccacctccgccagggatcgaacccggaaccttaggactacgaatcccgggcGCTGTCCACTTTACCATCAGGCCCCATATAGACCTAACGagactcctctctccctgtgggTATCTAACTCAAATGTAAAGTTCCACTAGTATTTAAGGAGGGAACCAGGAGCTAAACTCCGCCTACCAGGAAATATAGCCTCTGCGCTATCTTACTCCCACACCTAGAtagcggcttgtttgatggaGTGAGCACAGCCACCACTCagcaattatcagcttagcagagagagagagagaggtcacatgATGCGACCTGACCTCTACTCACCCTGGGAACAATTCACACTTGAAAGGTGTGACTTGGAAATGCTCAAGGCCGACACCCTGGCGCCGCCAATATCCTGTGTGACGGACTCTCACTGTATGTGAAATATTATATACAACCATTTATGGTGTTACAGGGCCAGTGGTGGAGGGGGGCAGTGTTGGAAGGGACAAGAGTGGAGGGGGCAGTATTGGAAGGGCCAGGGGTGGAGTTGGCAGTGTTGGAAGGGCcaggggtggaggggggcagtGTTGGAAGGGCCAGTGGTGGAGGGGCCAGTGTTGGAAGAGccaggggggtggaggggggcagtGTTGGAAGGGCCAGGGGGGACGAGGGGGCAGTGTTGGAAGAgccaagggggggggagggggtgtagtggCAGAACTCCAGTTGAACGTAAAATTGATAATGATAGGTGTGAGGACAGGTAATGTGGTGAACGATGGCAGCCATATTGGCTCTCGTGTGGGACTGTAAGTGTGTTCGATCCGACTGTGATGTCATCAGAGGAGTTATTCTTGGgggtctccgcccccccccctctctctctctctctctctctctctctgtatgtatgtgtgtgtgtgtgtgtatatatatatatatatatatatatatatatatatatatatatatatatatatatatatatatatatatatatatatatatatatatatgtcgtacctagtagccagaacgcacttctcagcctactatgcaaggcccgatttacctaataagccaagttttcatgaattaattgtttttcgactacctaacctacctaacctaacctaacctaacctaactttttcggctacataacctaacctaacctatagagatagcttaggttaggttaggtagggttggttaggttcggtcatatatctacgttaattttaactccaataaaaaaaattgacctcatacataatgaaatgggtagctttatcatttcataagaaaaaatttagagaaaatatattaattcagaaaaacttggcttataaggcaaatcgggccttgcatagtaggctgagaagtgcgttctggctattaggtacgacatatatatatatatatatatatatatatatatatatatatatatatatatatatatatatatatatatatatatataatgtcgtacctagtagccagaacgcacttctcagcctactaggcaaggcccgatttgcctaataagccaagttttcctgaataaatatattttctataatttttttcttatgaaatgataaagctacccatttcattatgtttgaggacaatttttttttaatggagttaaaattaacgtagatatatgaccgaacctaaccaaccctacctaacctaacctaacctaacctatctttaaaggttaggttaggttaggtagccgaaaaagttaggttaggttaggtaggttaggcagtcgaaaagcaattaattcgtgaaaacttggcttattaggcaaatctggccttgcatagtaggctgagaagtgcattctggttactaggtacgacattatatatatatatatatatatatatatatatatatatatatatatatatatatatatatatatataatgtcgtacctagtaaccagaatgcacttctcagcctactatttaaggcccgatttgcctaataagccaagttttcatgaattatttatttttcgactacctaacctacctaacctaacctaacctaacgttttcggctacctaacctaacctaacagataaagataggttcggttaggttaggtagggttggttaggttcggtcatatatctaaattaattttaactccaataaaaaaaaattgacctcatacgtaatgaaatgggtagctttataatttcataagaaaaaaattagagaaaatatactaattcatgaaaacttggtttattaggcaaatcgggccttgaatagtaggcatagaagtgcgttctggctactaggtacgacatatatatatatataaaatatataatatatatacatatatataatatacatatatatatatgttgtacctagtagccagaacgcagtacttgccctactttgcaaggccctatttgcctaataagccaagttttcctgaatttatatattttttctaatttttttcttatgaaataataaatctgcccatttcattatgtataagttaatttgattaaattttagttaaaactaacgtatatatatgaccgaacctaaccaaccctacctaacctaacctaacctaacctaacctaacctacctaacctaacctaacccatcttaacctaacctaaactaacacaactaagtcaataatttatgttcctaatacaataataattcaaataaactatttggaaacagtttattgaaaataaagaaaatcactcagcttattaggcaaatcgggtcttgcataatagtccaagaaatgcgttctggctactaggtatatatatatatatatatatatatatatatatacctagtagccagaacgcatttcttggACTcgtctaggtatatatatatatatatatatatatatatatatacctagtagccagaacgcatttcttggactattatgcaagacccgatttgcctaataagctgagtgattttctttattttcaataaactgtttccaaatagtttatttgaattattattgtattaggaacataaattattgacttagttgtgttagtttaggttaggttaagatgggttaggttaggttaggtaggttaggttaggttaggttaggttaggttaggtagggttggttaggttcggtcatatatatacgttagttttaactaaaatttaatcaaattaacttatacataatgaaatgggcagatttattatttcataagaaaaaaattagaaaaaatatataaattcaggaaaacttggcttattaggcaaatagggccttgcaaagtagggcaagtactgcgttctggctactaggtacaacatatatatatatgtatattatatatatgtatatatattatatattttatatatatatatatgtcgtacctagtagccagaacgcacttctatgcctactattcaaggcccgatttgcctaataaaccaagttttcatgaattagtatattttctctaatttgtttcttatgaaattataaagctacccatttcattacgtatgaggtcaatttttttttattggagttaaaattaatttagatatatgaccgaacctaaccaaccctacctaacctaaccgaacctatctttatctgttaggttaggttaggtagccgaaaacgttaggttaggttaggttaggtaggttaggtagtcgaaaaataaataattcatgaaaacttggcttattaggcaaatcgggccttaaatagtaggctgagaagtgcattctggttactaggtacgacattatatatatatatatatatatatatatatatatatatatatatatatatatatatatataatgtcgtacctagtaaccagaatgcacttctcagcctactatgcaaggcccgatttgcataataagccaagttttcctgaattaatatattttctctaattttgttcttttgaaatgatgaacctacccatttcattatgtatgaggtcaattttttttaattggagttaaaattaacgtagatatatgacagaacctaaccaaccctacctaacctatctttaaaggttaggttaggttaggtagccgaaaaagttaggttaggtaggttaggtagtcaaaaaacaattaattcatgaaaacttggcttattagttttaagttttattaattattaacttattaatttattaacttattaagccaagttttcatgaattaattgttttttgactacctaacctacctaacctaactttttcggctacctaacctaacctaacctttaaagataggttaggtagggttggttaggttctgtcatatatctacgttaattttaactccaattaaaaaaaattgacctcatacataatgaaatgggtaggtttatcatttcaaaagaacaaaattagagaaaatatattaattcaggaaaacttggcttattatgcaaatcgggccttgcatagtaggctgagaagtacgttctggctactaggtacgacatatatatatatatatatatatacggtaaagcgttggtgttcggctgtttcaaaagctgggggcagggcctcgtcacataacaaaaaaaaaacaaaagagaagtttgtcctttcgtctgtggtaaggtaatgggaagacacacaaaacacaaagtatataaacaattaaattttaattactctagaaaacaagacatgaataaagacaatctcataaaattcaacacaggtcaacaaaaaaaacaacatgaataattactggcaatgaaaagttactctaagttaaaataaattaaataagtgaggtgctggaatactggcttcaagctgccacctcccttagtacacgaaagccaaggcttagtctactagcgagagatgtcaactccaaggagcacagatatattctgaggagtacggcgtgctgctgcccagacgttggctcttggtggtggcgtgagtgcaggtgcggcgagacaccagccaatcagcaacaggcaggcggagtatgagcagtttgctggttacggcgggctgtagcaggtgtcggggtgtgcatggtacgatttgcttcctgggcaaaacgtttggcgatactggtggacgtatcttctatatagtatcttgtacttaaaAGACGTaaagatgtagggaagagcaggctcaatctctcttgaaagagattatcgtcacaatatatatgtatatatatatatatatatatatatatatatatatatatatatatatatatatatatatatatatatatatatatatatatatatataactgaaaactcacaccccagaagtgactcgaacccatactcccagaagcaacgcaactggtatgtacaagacgccttaatccacttgaccatcacgaccggacaaaatgaggtgatagcctaagctatttgaaccaccccaccgccggcactcggatagtaatcttgggcatagcattttaccaaatcacctcattctttggggcacacgtgaggaacacaaatgcgaacaagcctgaatggtccccaggactatatgcgaatgaaaactcacaccccagaagtgactcgaacccatactcccagaagcaacgcaactggtaactacagggcgccttaatccgcttgaccatcacggccgtcaaaaggaagtgatagccgaggctatttgagccacttccccgacggcaactcggatggtaatcttgggcatagcatttcaccaaatcacctcattctttggggcacacgtgaggaacacaaatgcgaacaagcctgaatggtccccaggactatatgcgaatgaaaactcacaccccagaagtgactcgaacccatactcccagaagcaacgcaactggtaactacagggcgccttaatccgcttgaccatcacggccgtcaaaaggaagtgatagccgaggctattgctcaaagtggctcaaatagcctcggctatcacttccttttgacggccgtgatggtcaagcggattaaggcgccctgtagttaccagttgcgttgcttctgggagtatgggttcgagtcacttctggggtgtgagttttcattcgcatatagtcctggggaccattcaggcttgttcgcatttgtgttcctcacgtgtgccccaaagaatgaggtgatttggtgaaatgctatgcccaagattaccatccgagttgccgtcggggaagtggctcaaatagcctcggctatcacttccttttgacggccgtgatggtcaagcggattaaggcgccctgtagttaccagttgcgttgcttctgggagtatgggttcgagtcacttctggggtgtgagttttcattcgcatatagtcctggggaccattcaggcttgttcgcatttgtgttcctcacgtgtgccccaaagaatgaggtgatttggtgaaatgctatgcccaagattaccatccgagttgccgtcggggaagtggctcaaatagcctcggctatcacttccttttgacggccgtgatggtcaagcggattaaggcgccctgtagttaccagttgcgttgcttctgggagtatgggttcgagtcacttctggggtgtgagttttcattcgcatatagtcctggggaccattcaggcttgttcgcatttgtgttcctcacgtgtgccccaaagaatgaggtgatttggtgaaatgctatgcccaagattaccatccgagttgccgtcggggaagtggctcaaatagcctcggctatcacttccttttgacggccgtgatggtcaagcggattaaggcgccctgtagttaccagttgcgttgcttctgggagtatgggttcgagtcacttctggggtgtgagttttcattcgcatatagtcctggggaccattcaggcttgttcgcatatatatatatatatatatatatatatatatatatatatatatatatatatatatatatatatatatatgccgtacctaatagccagaacgcacttctcagcctactatgcaaggcccgatttgcctaataagccaagttttcatgaattaatgttttttcgactacctaacctacctaacctaacctaacctaactttttctgctacctaacctaacctaacctataaagataggttaggttaggttaggtagggttggttaggttcggtcatatatctacgttaattttaactccaataaaaaaaattgatctcatacataataaaatgggtagcttcatcatttcataagaaaaaaattagagaaaatatattaattcatgaaaacttggcttattaggcaaatcgggccttgcatagtaggccgagaagtgcgttctggctactaggtacgacattatatatatatatatatatatatatatatatatatatatatatatatatatatatatatataatatatatatatatatatatatatatatatatatatgtatatatatacataatatattataatatatatatatatacataatatatataatataatatatatatatatatacgacatatatatatatgtcgtatatatatatatatatatatatatatatatatgtcgtacctagtagccagaacgcactttttggactactatgcaaggcccgatttgcctaataagccaagttttcctgaattaatatgttttctctaatttttttcttatgaaatgataaagctacccattttattatgtatgagggaaatttttttttattggagttaaaattaacgtagatatatgaccgaacctaaccaaccctacctaacctaacctaacctatctttataggttaggttaggttaggtagccgaaaacgttaggttaggttaggttaggtaggttaggtagtcgaaaaaacattaattcatgaaaactaggcttattaggcaaatcgggccttgcatagtaggctgagaagtgcgttctggctactaggtacgacatatatatatatatatatatatatatatatatatatatatatatatatatatatatatatattatatattatatatattatgtatatatatatatgtcgtacctagtagccagaacgcactttttggcctactatgcaaggcccgatttgcctaaaaagccaagttttcctgaattaatatattttctctattttttttcttacgaaatgataaagctacctatttcattatgtatgaggtcattttttttattggagttaaaattaacgtagatatatgaccgaacctaacctaacctaacctatctttataggttaggttaggttaggtagccgaaaaagttaggttaggttaggtagacgaaaaacaattaattcatgaaaacttggcttattaggcaaatcgggccttgcatagtaggctgagaagtgcgttctggctattaggtacgacatatatatatatacacatatattatatattatattatatgtatatattatatatatatactatttatatatatattatatatataatatttatatatattatatatataatatttatatatattatatatatatatatatatatatatatatatatatatatatatatatatatatatatatatatatatatatatatatatatgtcgtacctagtagccagaactcacttctcagcctactattcaaggcccgatttgcctaataaaccaagttttcctgaattaatatatttactataatttttttct
This DNA window, taken from Procambarus clarkii isolate CNS0578487 chromosome 40, FALCON_Pclarkii_2.0, whole genome shotgun sequence, encodes the following:
- the LOC123753361 gene encoding swi5-dependent recombination DNA repair protein 1 homolog translates to MTNSALTLTFEHQVIWLNYDTHLGEWKLEWRSLSSTLAEENEDKILDYSPVDPHRAPSTPTEHRRHLQGPVDTHRAPSTATEHRRHLQGPDDTHRAPSTTTEPRRQPQSPVDTHRAPSTPTEPRRHPQSPVDTHRAPSTPTGPRRQPQGPVDTHRAPSTPTEPRRHPQSTVDTYRAPTTPTGPRRHPRVLPEEPIFYVNNGETHKGHNPS